Genomic window (Aricia agestis chromosome 7, ilAriAges1.1, whole genome shotgun sequence):
ataagtattattatgttttctctTACACAAATATGTGAAATCTGAGGTAAAAGATTGATCCACACTTAATAGCAGACAAGTGTTATTTTcagacattaaaatatttgcatgtactatcagagaagttgattcctaggccgaTGGCAGATCTAatctacgtaatttttttgtgttaagtcaaacccatccagCCTAGGAATCAGTTTCCTCGATGCAACAACCATAGACCTACATTAACAAAATTAGATATATGTTAAGAACTCACCAAGTATATAACGTTAAATATATGCAGAACACACTTTAGGAAGTTGATACTTAAACAATCAGCGTCTCTAGACTTTcttggttttatttttttctttttcgtcAATAATGTACTtgcatctttttttttctcttccgCCATAGTGGTCCAGCCAGAATTCGTTCTCTAGATTGTATCACATATTTCTTCTGCTGACATTCTGAAATTAAAGAGAAGAAACCAATATAAATTTTTGGAATTCAACACacccaaataatattttttaataaataatactcaCAATAGTATTGGAAATAAAAGGATTAATaggaataaattaaattaagaataataatttatactttattatttaaagccttaaaataaaatggaataatatttaaattacaaataatacagaaaataaaaataattggcgATTATTACACAGCTATTGTAAAAAACATTCATTTATAAAAACTTGTAAGGTGCTACAAAAATTATGTACAAAAATGTGAAATCAAAAATAATTGTGTGTATTTATTAATGCACACATTTTCAGtcattacattaattatttgattttgttatattttttcatgttacacattttaataatatgttttacatAATAGGTAGCTCTATATTTAATAGTTGATTGTCAAAgactgtgtgtaaaaatatatctaTCAGTCCCCATTCAAAATTTACTGTTCGTATTGTTGCAGCGTATTTTCCAACTTGTGAacaattttttgataaaatgtaatttgttgCCTTAAAAACTTTTGCATTGTAGCCTTTAGATCTTCGGTTCTCTGAGACTTAAAATGATTAATCTCGGCAAGTAAAGCATAGGATATGACATCTGTTCTGCGTAATACTTCGTTAAGTTGTGCAGATTCCATTTTATTTTCAGCCCCTAATCGTTCACACTCCTTCTTCTTCTGTATAGCACTTTTGTGATTTGCTAATGTATCAGGAAAGGATCCAACTATGCCCTTGTAGAGGTGGAACTTGTCACCGAGAGGCTCCCAGTCCCATTTGGGTTGCTCCTCGTACATTCTACCAATCTCGATGTAGGCACCACCCGTCATCTTTATGGCCGACGTTAATTTTGAAGTGGACACTACTGAACCTTCATCTAAACTTAACGAATTGCCTAGACTATAAAATGCTTCACCGACCTTTTGACAATCGACTTTGTAGGGGCCTTGAAACTTCTTGGCTTGAGTTATACACATGTTAGTGACAGACTTAACCGATGTATCCATGCTATTTATGAATGTGTGACATTGGTCAACTACATGATCCACCTGAGACGGTAGAAGGGCTCTCTCTGGTACAACTATTGATATACAGTAGTTCAGCCCTAGTAAGTTGTCTCTCTCAGCCTGCCTCTTGCCCGCTTTCCATCTCTTTTCATCAGTACATGTAAGAAAATGCTGCCATACCTCACACTTGGATAACACTGGATGCTTGCACATCCAATCCACAAACTCCTGGAGTTGTACGCGTCTGCGCTCTATCAATTGCTCATCATATCGACCGGAAATCTGTTTGTCCGGCAGAGGGGGAATGGGTATCAGAGTGAACTTTTCTTGCAATCTCTCATGAAGCCAATCAAAGTGTTTATATCTACGAGAAACTTGAATATTGTTGAAAGAGGGTGTCAACTGATAAGCAATAAAGCTTTTGATTCCCTTGAACTTAGATTCCTTTTTGGGGGAAGCTACAGTGACACTGTAGGGCTGGGTGACAGGCGTCCAGGCAAAACTATCCTCACTCTGTACAATATGAACTTTATCAGCCTCCGGTACTTCCACATTCAATGTTCCCAGCAAATAGCTTTCCCCACTTATTTTAGAAGATGgagcaaatttattttttctgaCCGTGCCAGCCGAGGAAAATGCAGAAGCAGTATCATCGATATGTTGGTGATAATCATTTATTGGCATTCCTGGTAACGGAGCTAGTGGTTGGTGACCCGCTGGCTTTGTATTTTGCTGGTGGCCAGGCCCGATTTCGGAATATGTATCATCATCCCAGTCATCATCCCAGCCGTCATCTTGTGATGTTCCTCGTTGGTAGTTGTCATTAGCACTATAATGTTGATCGCCCCATTCATCAGCTGCCTGATCGTATCTTGGGGCAGCTGGAGCCATTTTTGTGGGAACGGACTCTTCAGGGGTTAATTTCTTGACATATGCAGCTGGAAAAAGGCCAGTCTGCCCTTTTGCATTCCTGCCTTCCCACCATCCTTCTCCTATTTCAGTATTCAACAGAGTGAGCACCTCTCCCGCAGTTATGGACAACTCTGTAGTCTCTGGCTCACCCGTGAAATCGTATAGAGCTTGCACTTGTGTCATTATGGTTTGTTACCTAAAACAATATCAGATGGttaatttcaatttcaaaaGTAAAGCATGTATGCAGTTGAATATTATCCTTTATCTTATCTGTTATCTATAAATATGAGGAGTGTAAGCTGAGTGATAAATCTATGCCGTTGGGTGTATCTATGACAAAGGCGCACAAATTAAGCACAATCAACGTAATAGGAGTTGACACATTTTCGTAACGACGACATAATTAAGAAACTAAAAAGTCCCAAAACTATTTTGCTAAATTGAAATTCTTAAATCATAAATAGGGGCAGTTCACTTATTAGACGTCGATTAACAAcgttttttctaatatttacaCTTTGTTCTCTGCTGTAAGGaaggaattttaataaatataaccgAGGCCAGGCACTTGTTTTATGGAAATCAATGACGTATGTTTGTAGTTCAGCATTTTCATTTGTATGCACATTAACAGTGGCTGTGTTTTATACAGATTAAATTATATGGAAAGAGAGATATTTATCATTTATTTGCTACTTACAttcgttttaaaataaataaggcGGATACACTTTACTCGTTAGTCGTTAGTCATGTAAAAATGACATAAGAATTTAGCTTCTGTCAGTTAGTCACTGTCAGTTTAGAAACGTCAAACGTGGCAAAAAATTATGCGGCAAAGGCATAGAAGGTTtaaagtttcgcaaaaaatataataatctaatcttataaattataatattatgatcagaGGCGGCGTAAGACGTAGGCGATGTGGGCCACCGGTCACCGCCTACGGCCTCGCGGTCCAAAGGGCCTCGCGCCTCGAAGGCTGTATACTTCGATCACGCTGTATGTAACAATCTAGTATAAAATTCTCTTGTCAcgatgttagatagcgtactcctcc
Coding sequences:
- the LOC121728854 gene encoding sorting nexin lst-4; protein product: MTQVQALYDFTGEPETTELSITAGEVLTLLNTEIGEGWWEGRNAKGQTGLFPAAYVKKLTPEESVPTKMAPAAPRYDQAADEWGDQHYSANDNYQRGTSQDDGWDDDWDDDTYSEIGPGHQQNTKPAGHQPLAPLPGMPINDYHQHIDDTASAFSSAGTVRKNKFAPSSKISGESYLLGTLNVEVPEADKVHIVQSEDSFAWTPVTQPYSVTVASPKKESKFKGIKSFIAYQLTPSFNNIQVSRRYKHFDWLHERLQEKFTLIPIPPLPDKQISGRYDEQLIERRRVQLQEFVDWMCKHPVLSKCEVWQHFLTCTDEKRWKAGKRQAERDNLLGLNYCISIVVPERALLPSQVDHVVDQCHTFINSMDTSVKSVTNMCITQAKKFQGPYKVDCQKVGEAFYSLGNSLSLDEGSVVSTSKLTSAIKMTGGAYIEIGRMYEEQPKWDWEPLGDKFHLYKGIVGSFPDTLANHKSAIQKKKECERLGAENKMESAQLNEVLRRTDVISYALLAEINHFKSQRTEDLKATMQKFLRQQITFYQKIVHKLENTLQQYEQ